A region of Subtercola boreus DNA encodes the following proteins:
- a CDS encoding DUF7059 domain-containing protein: MGSTLTADLRRDLITSSFSVETVSRLWGEEAAAALFRGHRLPALRALRKRREDGEPLTRAEALAALFVLNEPLERAEVDRALPQLGSQGAETLGLVGPTESGDLLRARLDLRPYSFVDTFGAGSWWILSDLGELALGHPLGEDHVLGIGGASTTLSGLMISKPIESALDLGTGCGIQALHASRHARRVVATDISERALWLAELNAELNAVDNIEFRLGSLFEPVLDERFDQIVSNPPFVITPRRDGVPLYEYRDGGLVGDALVQTVIQEAGDHLTPGGVAQLLGNWEYHSGAGPTVSGLDHVRSWVAPTGLDAWVIERELQDAALYAETWIRDGGTRPGTPQFDELYAAWLDDFDARGVTRVGFGYVLLRAPHTGQTGAEPLARYETLHGGRGDNPAGLGEYFQTALEGHDWQASLSDASLLTSVVTYAPDVTEERHYWPGQENPTVMTLRQGSGFARSVPLDTTLAALVGACDGDLTLGQLCGAIAHLLEVDEALLVADVLPRIRSLVDDGFLLPLR; encoded by the coding sequence ATGGGCTCCACTCTCACCGCCGACCTCCGCCGCGATCTCATCACCTCGTCGTTCAGCGTCGAAACGGTCAGCCGGCTGTGGGGCGAGGAGGCTGCAGCGGCCCTGTTCCGCGGGCACCGGCTGCCAGCCCTCCGCGCGCTCCGGAAACGACGTGAAGACGGCGAACCGCTCACCCGCGCCGAAGCTCTGGCCGCCCTGTTCGTGCTCAACGAGCCCCTCGAACGTGCCGAGGTAGACCGTGCCCTGCCGCAACTGGGAAGCCAGGGGGCCGAAACGCTCGGACTCGTCGGGCCGACGGAGTCCGGCGACCTTCTGCGGGCCAGGCTCGACCTGCGCCCCTACAGTTTCGTCGACACCTTCGGCGCCGGCAGCTGGTGGATCCTCTCCGATCTCGGCGAACTGGCCCTCGGCCACCCGCTGGGCGAAGACCACGTGCTCGGCATCGGGGGAGCATCCACCACCCTCAGCGGCCTCATGATCAGCAAGCCCATCGAATCGGCGCTCGACCTCGGCACCGGGTGCGGCATCCAGGCCCTGCACGCGTCGCGGCACGCGCGCCGGGTGGTTGCCACCGACATCTCCGAACGTGCCCTGTGGCTGGCGGAGCTGAATGCCGAACTGAACGCTGTCGACAACATCGAGTTCCGGCTGGGCAGTCTCTTCGAGCCGGTTCTGGATGAACGTTTCGACCAGATCGTCTCCAACCCGCCGTTCGTCATCACTCCGCGGCGGGACGGCGTGCCGCTGTACGAGTACCGGGACGGCGGGCTCGTCGGTGACGCGCTCGTGCAGACGGTCATCCAGGAGGCCGGTGACCACCTCACGCCCGGCGGTGTCGCGCAGCTCCTCGGCAACTGGGAGTACCACTCCGGTGCAGGGCCGACCGTCTCGGGTCTCGACCATGTGCGCAGCTGGGTTGCGCCGACGGGGCTCGACGCCTGGGTCATCGAACGTGAGTTGCAGGATGCCGCGCTGTATGCCGAGACGTGGATCCGTGACGGCGGCACCCGGCCCGGAACGCCACAGTTCGACGAACTGTATGCCGCTTGGCTTGATGACTTCGACGCACGGGGTGTCACGCGCGTCGGTTTCGGTTACGTGCTGCTCCGCGCGCCGCACACCGGGCAGACCGGCGCGGAACCCCTTGCGCGCTACGAGACCCTGCACGGCGGGCGCGGCGACAACCCGGCGGGGCTCGGGGAGTACTTCCAGACCGCGCTCGAGGGTCACGACTGGCAGGCCTCACTCTCGGATGCGAGCCTGCTCACGTCGGTGGTGACGTACGCGCCCGACGTCACCGAGGAACGGCACTACTGGCCCGGGCAGGAGAACCCGACCGTGATGACCCTCCGCCAGGGCAGCGGATTCGCTCGCTCGGTCCCGCTCGACACCACCCTCGCCGCGCTGGTCGGTGCGTGCGACGGTGATCTCACGCTCGGGCAGCTCTGCGGGGCGATCGCGCACCTGCTCGAGGTCGATGAAGCCCTGCTGGTCGCCGATGTGCTGCCGCGCATCCGAAGCCTTGTCGATGACGGGTTCCTCCTGCCGCTCCGGTGA
- a CDS encoding DUF222 domain-containing protein, whose protein sequence is MNQPAAPAPDFASVVSWVLDARHGFDAVLAGAGGAAAPCGLADDALVAATVQVESLGRIIDGLRVRVAGEVAARSAAEFGAEGLARSHNVRSVPKFLAAITGARDETIKARMKLASQVHTSMSLVGLPNLPRFPQVAEALARGDLGVDAATAITRRLSEAAAKIGFTEEVSEAEGSLVALAQQTSGSFGYSANQVDDLAIRCREHLDPDGAEPREADLHEKRYLELKAHRSGMTSIRGLLSPSMAAIVASALEPCTSPRIVAFAPDPAESADHTAPNVAANDAGVTASSSDPAAAASTSATDHTSGAGDAATDPGAPVDGLTADTRTVGQKRADALVNLLQVAAGRPEMPRLNGAAPTVNLHATLDDVVTGRGIGWIDGLTAPVPYSTVEALLCHGDVITTLFGEHGQVLQHGKTRRLFTPAQNRALAARDGGCVWPGCDAPPSWCESHHVDGWLSDTHPGGLTDIDNGALLCHFHHSNVHKTHWKLTIRNGTPHLIPPEWLDWTQTPRPCQQNRARQRTGHHPPGPHNPARHRPPPTPPPTRQPSNPPASDPPHSDPRPGHPQTGDPRPGQPQPGDPRPGELRNGHPQTGEPRNGHPRPGDPRPGLPRSDDLRSSGRPPTEWWLEHRQSDTG, encoded by the coding sequence ATGAACCAGCCAGCTGCTCCCGCACCCGACTTTGCGTCGGTGGTGTCGTGGGTTCTGGATGCCCGGCACGGCTTTGACGCCGTGTTGGCCGGTGCCGGTGGGGCTGCCGCGCCCTGCGGGCTTGCCGACGACGCCTTGGTGGCGGCGACTGTGCAGGTGGAGTCGTTGGGCCGGATCATCGATGGCCTGCGGGTGCGGGTGGCTGGGGAGGTGGCGGCGAGGTCTGCTGCGGAGTTCGGGGCGGAGGGTCTTGCCCGGTCGCACAATGTCCGGTCGGTTCCGAAGTTCCTGGCGGCGATCACCGGTGCTCGTGACGAGACGATCAAGGCCAGGATGAAGCTCGCCTCCCAGGTGCACACGAGCATGTCATTGGTGGGGTTGCCGAACCTGCCGAGGTTCCCGCAGGTTGCGGAGGCTCTTGCCCGTGGCGATCTCGGGGTGGATGCGGCAACCGCAATTACGCGGCGTCTCTCGGAGGCCGCGGCGAAGATCGGGTTCACGGAGGAGGTCTCGGAGGCGGAGGGTAGTCTCGTGGCGTTGGCGCAGCAGACGTCGGGTAGTTTCGGGTATTCCGCGAATCAGGTGGATGATCTGGCGATTAGGTGCCGTGAGCACCTCGACCCCGACGGCGCAGAACCTCGCGAGGCTGACTTGCACGAGAAGCGGTACCTGGAGTTGAAGGCGCACCGTTCGGGGATGACGTCGATCCGGGGTCTGTTGTCGCCGTCGATGGCGGCGATCGTCGCGTCCGCGTTGGAGCCGTGCACGTCCCCGCGTATCGTCGCGTTCGCCCCCGATCCGGCCGAATCGGCTGACCACACGGCACCCAACGTTGCAGCTAACGATGCCGGGGTCACCGCCTCCTCCTCTGACCCCGCTGCCGCCGCCTCCACTTCAGCCACAGACCACACGAGCGGTGCGGGCGACGCGGCAACTGACCCTGGCGCGCCGGTCGACGGTCTGACTGCGGATACCCGCACGGTGGGTCAGAAACGCGCTGATGCGCTCGTGAACCTGTTGCAAGTCGCCGCGGGACGGCCGGAGATGCCGCGCCTGAACGGTGCCGCACCAACCGTGAACCTGCACGCCACCCTCGACGACGTCGTCACCGGCCGCGGGATCGGCTGGATCGACGGCCTCACCGCCCCCGTGCCGTACTCGACGGTCGAGGCGCTGTTGTGTCACGGGGATGTGATCACGACCCTGTTCGGGGAACACGGGCAGGTGCTCCAGCACGGGAAGACGCGCCGCCTGTTCACCCCCGCCCAGAACCGTGCGTTGGCGGCGCGGGATGGCGGGTGTGTGTGGCCGGGCTGCGACGCACCCCCGTCGTGGTGCGAGTCGCACCATGTCGACGGGTGGCTCTCCGACACCCACCCCGGCGGCCTGACCGACATCGACAACGGGGCGCTGCTCTGCCACTTCCACCATTCGAACGTGCACAAAACGCACTGGAAACTCACCATCCGAAACGGCACCCCGCACCTGATCCCACCCGAATGGCTCGACTGGACCCAAACCCCCCGCCCGTGCCAACAAAACCGGGCCAGACAGAGAACCGGCCACCACCCACCCGGTCCGCACAACCCTGCCCGGCACCGCCCACCCCCGACCCCACCACCCACCCGACAACCAAGCAACCCTCCAGCAAGCGACCCTCCCCACAGCGACCCCCGACCCGGCCACCCTCAAACCGGCGACCCCCGACCCGGCCAGCCTCAGCCTGGCGACCCTCGCCCCGGCGAGCTCCGAAACGGCCATCCTCAAACCGGCGAGCCCCGAAACGGCCACCCTCGGCCCGGCGACCCTCGACCCGGCCTCCCTCGATCCGACGACCTTCGATCGAGCGGCCGGCCACCGACCGAATGGTGGCTCGAACACCGCCAAAGCGACACCGGGTAG
- a CDS encoding dienelactone hydrolase family protein, which translates to MSQLVTLSAAGTDFTAYVATPKGAPEEYRGAIIVIHEVWGLVDEIRNVADRYAAEGYLAIAPDLMGELGVSADEADDLQVRLVSTDHDELAAAQVRLRELMAPITAPAFATRAIHRLIATIDHLHRQTAVAGRIAVTGFSFGGSYAFSLAVADPRVRASLPFYAYANLPGELLAEIACPILYFVGEDDPALFAALPALTEQMKAAHVDFTAIAYRNAGHAFFNESNTHAYRKDAAKDAWKKSLAFLAENLHTAR; encoded by the coding sequence GTGAGCCAACTCGTGACCCTCAGCGCTGCCGGAACCGACTTCACGGCGTACGTCGCGACGCCGAAGGGTGCCCCGGAGGAGTACCGGGGCGCCATCATCGTCATCCACGAGGTGTGGGGACTGGTAGACGAGATCCGGAACGTCGCGGACCGGTACGCGGCGGAAGGCTACCTCGCCATCGCTCCGGACCTGATGGGCGAACTGGGGGTCTCCGCCGACGAAGCCGACGACCTGCAGGTGCGTCTGGTCAGCACCGATCACGACGAGCTCGCAGCGGCCCAGGTGCGCCTCCGTGAGCTGATGGCGCCGATCACCGCGCCGGCGTTCGCGACCCGCGCCATCCACCGACTGATCGCGACCATCGACCACCTGCATCGCCAGACGGCCGTGGCCGGCCGCATCGCCGTCACGGGCTTCAGCTTCGGCGGCAGCTACGCCTTCAGCCTCGCCGTCGCCGACCCTCGGGTGCGGGCATCCCTTCCGTTCTACGCGTACGCGAACCTCCCCGGGGAACTGCTCGCCGAGATCGCCTGCCCGATCCTCTACTTCGTCGGGGAGGACGACCCCGCCCTCTTCGCGGCGCTGCCCGCGTTGACGGAGCAGATGAAAGCGGCTCACGTCGATTTCACCGCGATCGCCTACCGGAACGCCGGCCACGCCTTCTTCAACGAGAGCAACACCCACGCGTACCGCAAGGATGCGGCAAAGGACGCATGGAAGAAGAGTCTCGCTTTTCTCGCCGAGAACCTCCACACGGCCCGCTGA
- a CDS encoding ABC transporter permease, with the protein MLVAGLIITGVFIICAVFAQFIAPYGFAQLRDADGQFGAQLPPSPGHIWGTTVGGYDVFSRVIWGAQTALEVMVVAIVLSIFLGVFLGLVSGYFGGWLDRILVVLADAIYAFPSLLLAIVMSIVISGGQSNLYGGILAAAISITVVYIPQYFRVIRSETVRIKGEAFVESAKVIGASNARIMVRHVLRNSTRTLPLIFTLNASEAVLTLAGLGFLGFGIEPTAAAEWGFDLNKSLSDVTSGIWWTAVFPGLAIVLSVLGVTLVGESLNDLADPRLRGRRAVAAAAGDVAATSVVPGGTLDAGPGGLAGLEGGGDFDDSGITVHTDRNPS; encoded by the coding sequence ATGCTCGTCGCCGGGCTCATCATCACCGGCGTCTTCATCATCTGCGCGGTGTTCGCGCAGTTCATCGCTCCGTACGGTTTCGCCCAGTTGCGCGACGCCGACGGCCAGTTCGGCGCCCAGCTCCCACCGAGCCCCGGGCATATCTGGGGAACGACCGTCGGCGGGTACGACGTGTTCTCGCGGGTCATCTGGGGCGCCCAGACGGCTCTCGAGGTCATGGTCGTCGCGATCGTGCTGTCGATCTTCCTCGGCGTCTTCCTCGGGCTCGTCTCCGGATACTTCGGAGGCTGGCTCGACCGCATCCTCGTGGTGCTGGCCGACGCCATCTACGCCTTCCCCTCGCTGCTGCTCGCCATCGTGATGTCGATCGTCATTTCCGGTGGCCAGTCGAACCTGTACGGCGGCATCCTCGCGGCTGCGATCTCGATCACCGTGGTCTACATCCCGCAGTACTTCCGTGTCATCCGGTCGGAGACCGTCCGCATCAAGGGCGAAGCGTTCGTCGAGTCGGCGAAGGTCATCGGGGCCTCGAATGCCCGCATCATGGTGCGGCACGTGCTGCGGAACTCCACGCGGACCCTCCCCCTGATCTTCACCCTGAACGCCTCGGAGGCGGTGCTGACGCTCGCCGGCCTCGGATTCCTCGGCTTCGGCATCGAACCGACGGCAGCCGCCGAGTGGGGTTTCGACCTGAACAAGTCGCTCTCCGACGTGACGAGCGGCATCTGGTGGACCGCGGTCTTCCCCGGTCTTGCCATCGTGCTCTCGGTTCTCGGCGTCACCCTCGTCGGTGAGAGCCTCAACGACCTGGCCGACCCGCGCCTCCGGGGCCGCCGGGCTGTCGCAGCAGCGGCAGGAGACGTCGCAGCGACATCCGTGGTTCCGGGTGGCACGCTCGACGCGGGCCCCGGAGGTCTCGCCGGGCTCGAGGGCGGCGGCGACTTCGACGACAGCGGAATCACCGTCCACACCGACAGGAACCCGTCATGA
- a CDS encoding threonine/serine ThrE exporter family protein has product MSALDLVRRLFGWSLKPPAQSVQPPEDVAVDTSILTMLRTLGIAMLASSQATNDVESTLYEIAETYHLTGIRIAVLPTLVVLQLDSIPSVAVDTGTISTARIAAGLVDDVRGANGRGAVRGAIVHGSASSGMAGAGAAGEPVRAGRTDLDTVSSLSVRLDQAGAIDELVNEARLGLLNPDDAATRFAVIRSSRARFPAWMVVIGHTVLCLGFGLTLNPTLSAVPAYLLLGAIVGLMLLLGRRLPTLASAMPVFAAFIVTIVTVLFLAGPAGGDPLRLITPALVSFLPGLTLTVASIELTSNQIIAGASRIVYGVAQLLLLTFGVIAGFTVTASAGMIGVGVQLGWWTSVLGVTLVAAGYVLFLSAPKRSFLWILLALFVAYGAQSLGALAIGPQLGGFVGALVIVPVSRLFARFRTAPPATVMTLASFWLLVPGALGFIGLSETATQSAGSATTVVNTALSLFSIALGILVGTGLTRDFDRARRARRAARQGS; this is encoded by the coding sequence ATGAGCGCACTCGACCTCGTGCGGCGACTGTTCGGCTGGTCGCTCAAACCGCCGGCCCAGAGCGTGCAGCCGCCGGAGGATGTGGCCGTCGACACGTCGATCCTCACCATGCTCCGCACCCTCGGGATCGCCATGCTGGCCTCCAGCCAGGCGACCAACGATGTGGAGTCGACGCTCTACGAGATCGCGGAGACCTACCATCTGACGGGCATCCGCATCGCCGTGCTGCCGACGCTGGTGGTGCTGCAACTCGACAGCATCCCGTCTGTCGCCGTCGACACCGGCACCATCAGCACAGCCCGCATCGCGGCCGGCCTCGTCGACGACGTGCGCGGAGCGAACGGCCGGGGAGCCGTGCGCGGCGCGATCGTGCACGGCTCGGCCTCCTCCGGGATGGCCGGGGCCGGTGCGGCGGGCGAGCCGGTGCGTGCCGGGCGCACCGACCTCGACACGGTGTCGTCCCTCTCCGTTCGGCTCGACCAGGCCGGCGCGATCGACGAACTCGTCAACGAAGCGCGGCTCGGGCTGCTGAATCCCGACGATGCGGCGACGAGGTTCGCGGTCATCCGTTCGTCCCGCGCGCGGTTCCCCGCCTGGATGGTCGTCATCGGCCACACCGTGCTCTGCCTCGGATTCGGACTCACCCTGAACCCGACGCTCTCGGCCGTTCCCGCCTACCTGCTGCTCGGCGCAATCGTCGGGTTGATGCTGCTGCTCGGCCGCAGACTGCCGACTCTCGCCAGCGCCATGCCGGTGTTCGCGGCCTTCATCGTGACGATCGTGACCGTCCTGTTCCTCGCGGGGCCGGCCGGCGGCGATCCGTTGCGGCTGATCACGCCCGCGCTGGTGAGCTTCCTGCCCGGGCTCACGCTGACGGTGGCGTCGATCGAGCTGACCAGCAACCAGATCATCGCCGGAGCCAGCCGCATCGTCTACGGGGTCGCACAACTGCTGCTGCTGACGTTCGGCGTGATCGCCGGTTTCACCGTGACGGCCAGCGCGGGGATGATTGGCGTCGGCGTGCAACTCGGCTGGTGGACGTCGGTTCTCGGCGTCACCCTCGTCGCCGCGGGCTACGTACTGTTCCTGTCGGCACCGAAACGGTCGTTCCTCTGGATCCTGCTGGCCCTCTTCGTGGCGTACGGTGCCCAGTCGCTCGGCGCCCTCGCCATCGGACCGCAGCTCGGCGGCTTCGTCGGCGCGCTCGTGATCGTGCCGGTCAGCCGACTCTTTGCGCGGTTCCGCACCGCTCCGCCAGCGACCGTCATGACTCTGGCGTCATTCTGGTTGCTGGTTCCGGGGGCGCTCGGGTTCATCGGCCTCAGCGAGACGGCCACCCAGAGCGCCGGCAGCGCGACCACCGTCGTGAACACGGCGCTGTCACTCTTCTCGATCGCGCTCGGCATCCTCGTCGGCACGGGGCTCACCCGCGACTTCGACCGGGCCAGGCGGGCCCGGAGGGCTGCCCGTCAGGGATCCTGA
- a CDS encoding dipeptide ABC transporter ATP-binding protein — protein sequence MTELPPAARPSATHAQGDAARTIVSIENLEVSFATDAGAIKAVDRVSLSVAAGEVLAIVGESGSGKTVTAKSILGLLPETATARGAILLSSRATADGSGTGAHVNNVVRLSKKKLRDVRGSDVSMVFQEPSTALNPVYTVGWQIAEGLRAHGTYTRAEAKAKAIDILGRVGIPDPETRVNYYPHQFSGGQKQRVVIAQALVLDPGLIVADEPTTALDVTVQAEILDLLRRCRDEFGTAIVLITHNMGVVADLADRVAVMYQGRVVEEADAVTLFSDPQNDYTKKLLASVPHIGQGALQTAERASGRAENWQQNAPVVVASGLRIEYPGRFGRGGFVAVDGVDFEIRAGEVLGLVGESGSGKTTIGRAIGGLTRVTGGSLTVLDHEMNGIRERVFKKVRSDIGFVFQDPASSFNPLLTIADCVAEPLVIHGRAENPREARPRVDELLEAVQLPKSYGDRYPHELSGGQRQRASLARAIALEPKLLIADEPTSALDVSVQARVLELFAELQREFGFAALFISHDLAVVDLLADRIAVLYKGKLVEEGTGSEVLGAPKHPYTQRLLASLPVPDPIEQAKRREALRELRAEEARTAGSA from the coding sequence ATGACCGAACTGCCCCCCGCCGCTCGTCCCTCCGCCACCCACGCTCAGGGCGACGCGGCCCGCACCATCGTCTCGATCGAGAACCTCGAGGTCTCGTTCGCCACCGACGCGGGAGCGATCAAGGCCGTCGACCGGGTGAGCCTCTCCGTGGCCGCGGGCGAAGTGCTGGCCATCGTCGGCGAGAGCGGCTCGGGCAAGACCGTCACCGCCAAGTCCATCCTCGGGCTGCTGCCGGAGACGGCCACCGCACGCGGAGCGATCCTGCTCTCCAGCCGGGCCACCGCCGACGGTTCCGGCACCGGCGCGCACGTCAACAACGTTGTGCGCCTGTCGAAGAAGAAGCTCCGCGACGTCCGCGGTTCCGATGTGTCGATGGTCTTCCAGGAGCCGTCGACCGCGCTGAACCCGGTCTACACCGTCGGCTGGCAGATCGCGGAAGGGCTTCGGGCGCACGGCACGTACACTCGTGCCGAGGCGAAGGCCAAGGCGATCGACATCCTCGGCCGGGTCGGTATCCCCGACCCCGAGACGCGGGTGAACTACTACCCGCACCAGTTCTCGGGCGGGCAGAAACAGCGCGTCGTCATCGCTCAGGCCCTGGTGCTCGATCCCGGGCTGATCGTGGCCGACGAACCGACGACCGCCCTCGACGTCACGGTGCAGGCCGAGATCCTCGACCTGCTCCGTCGCTGCCGCGACGAGTTCGGCACCGCGATCGTGCTGATCACCCACAACATGGGTGTCGTCGCCGATCTCGCCGACCGGGTCGCCGTGATGTACCAGGGCCGAGTCGTCGAGGAGGCTGACGCCGTCACCCTGTTCTCCGACCCGCAGAACGACTACACGAAGAAGCTGCTGGCCTCCGTCCCGCACATCGGCCAGGGTGCCCTGCAGACCGCCGAACGAGCATCCGGTCGTGCGGAGAATTGGCAGCAGAACGCTCCGGTCGTCGTCGCGTCGGGCCTCCGCATCGAGTACCCGGGGCGCTTCGGGCGGGGCGGTTTCGTCGCGGTCGACGGCGTCGACTTCGAGATCCGCGCGGGCGAGGTGCTCGGCCTGGTCGGCGAGAGCGGATCTGGCAAGACCACGATCGGCCGGGCCATCGGCGGTCTCACCCGGGTCACGGGCGGTTCGCTGACGGTGCTCGACCACGAGATGAACGGCATTCGCGAGAGGGTCTTCAAGAAGGTGCGGAGCGACATCGGGTTCGTGTTCCAGGATCCCGCCTCGAGCTTCAACCCCCTGCTCACCATCGCCGACTGCGTGGCGGAACCGCTGGTCATCCATGGCCGGGCAGAGAACCCGCGCGAGGCCAGGCCACGGGTCGACGAGCTCCTCGAAGCCGTGCAACTGCCGAAGAGCTACGGCGACCGCTACCCCCACGAACTCTCGGGTGGGCAGCGGCAGCGCGCCAGCCTCGCCCGGGCGATCGCGCTCGAACCGAAGCTGCTGATCGCCGACGAGCCGACCTCGGCGCTCGACGTCTCGGTGCAGGCCAGGGTGCTGGAACTGTTCGCGGAGCTCCAGCGGGAGTTCGGCTTCGCCGCACTCTTCATCAGTCACGACCTCGCCGTCGTCGATCTGCTGGCCGACCGCATCGCCGTGCTCTACAAGGGCAAGCTCGTCGAGGAGGGAACGGGTTCCGAGGTGCTCGGGGCACCGAAGCATCCCTACACCCAGCGGCTGCTGGCCTCCCTGCCGGTACCGGATCCGATCGAGCAGGCGAAACGCCGGGAGGCCCTGCGGGAGCTCCGTGCCGAGGAGGCGCGCACGGCGGGTAGCGCGTGA
- a CDS encoding M4 family metallopeptidase: MIHSIVPPYLLEKIAQTDDDRMVRAAASARRALLARDSVLDARTAASADSASGAGSDTPRGQGVRGSSATLDERRQGSSAAGAGGQEAAAPSPSRTIFDAHNTEQLPGNQVRAEGSAPSSDLTVNEAYDGLGATFALYEEAFGRDSIDGRGLPLLATVHYGNDYDNAYWDGQRMVFGDGDGEIFGRFTASVSVIGHELSHGVTQFTAGLEYQGQSGALNESFSDVMGALVEQHQKKQTAGEATWLIGEGLFTAAVKGRALRSMVSPGSAYDDDMLGKDPQPADMAHYVETTDDNGGVHLNSGIPNRAFALAAIEIGGFAWETAGQVWYDTITGRLAVDADFAAFALATVAASTTRFGSDSSETKAIRAGWVKVGVLEDGAAG; encoded by the coding sequence ATGATTCATTCGATCGTTCCCCCGTACCTGCTCGAGAAGATCGCCCAGACCGACGACGATCGCATGGTGCGGGCCGCCGCATCGGCCCGTCGCGCGCTGCTGGCGCGGGATTCGGTTCTGGATGCACGAACCGCCGCCAGCGCAGATTCCGCCAGCGGGGCGGGCTCCGACACCCCCCGCGGCCAGGGCGTGCGCGGCTCGTCGGCGACGCTCGACGAGCGTCGACAGGGTTCTTCGGCGGCAGGCGCTGGCGGTCAGGAAGCCGCGGCGCCGTCGCCGTCGCGCACAATCTTCGACGCTCACAATACGGAACAGCTCCCGGGCAACCAGGTTCGCGCGGAAGGGTCGGCTCCCTCGTCCGACCTGACCGTCAACGAGGCCTACGACGGTCTGGGCGCGACCTTCGCCCTCTACGAGGAGGCCTTCGGGCGCGACTCGATCGATGGCCGCGGCCTTCCGCTGCTCGCGACCGTGCACTACGGCAACGACTACGACAACGCCTACTGGGACGGGCAGCGGATGGTCTTCGGGGACGGCGACGGCGAGATCTTCGGCCGGTTCACCGCTTCGGTCTCGGTGATCGGGCACGAGTTGTCGCACGGCGTCACCCAGTTCACGGCCGGGCTGGAGTACCAGGGCCAGTCCGGGGCGCTGAACGAATCCTTCTCCGACGTGATGGGCGCACTGGTGGAGCAGCACCAGAAGAAGCAGACCGCGGGCGAGGCGACCTGGCTCATCGGGGAAGGACTGTTCACGGCGGCTGTCAAGGGCCGGGCTCTCCGTTCGATGGTGAGCCCCGGATCCGCGTACGACGACGACATGCTCGGCAAGGATCCTCAACCCGCCGACATGGCGCACTACGTGGAGACGACAGACGACAACGGGGGTGTGCACCTGAACTCGGGCATCCCGAACAGAGCGTTCGCTCTCGCAGCGATCGAGATCGGCGGCTTCGCCTGGGAGACGGCAGGCCAGGTCTGGTACGACACCATCACCGGTCGGCTGGCGGTGGATGCTGACTTCGCCGCATTCGCCCTCGCCACGGTGGCTGCATCGACAACACGGTTCGGTTCCGACTCGTCCGAGACGAAAGCCATTCGCGCCGGTTGGGTGAAAGTGGGAGTCTTGGAGGATGGAGCAGCCGGCTGA
- a CDS encoding protealysin inhibitor emfourin, translating to MEQPADTSGPRGQSPQVAVTVVRTGGFAGLKRTWEATADDPSTVDVWLGYVDALPWGKPPQQDPHSADRFVYRIVIAVRSEVRHDQTLPESALTGGWRDLVERVQHEAGGDQDAAPTSPGG from the coding sequence ATGGAGCAGCCGGCTGACACGTCCGGCCCGCGGGGCCAGTCCCCGCAGGTCGCGGTCACCGTTGTGCGCACCGGAGGTTTCGCCGGACTGAAGCGAACCTGGGAGGCGACCGCCGACGATCCGTCGACTGTCGACGTCTGGCTGGGCTATGTCGATGCGCTTCCCTGGGGGAAGCCCCCGCAGCAGGATCCGCACAGCGCCGACCGGTTCGTCTACCGGATCGTGATCGCCGTGCGCTCCGAAGTGCGGCACGATCAGACCCTGCCCGAGAGCGCCCTCACGGGTGGGTGGCGCGATCTCGTCGAGAGGGTGCAGCATGAGGCCGGTGGCGATCAGGATGCCGCACCGACGTCACCCGGAGGCTGA